CAACTAGGCTCATGTCTCCCAAAAGAACGTTCCAAAACTGGGGTAATTCGTCTAGACTGGTGCGCCGCAGAAATTTACCCACGCGGGTAATACGCGGGTCGTCTACAGATTTAAAAATGTGACCTTGAGCTTGGTTTTGTACCAGATGCTTAAGTTTGTCAGCGTTGACAATCATCGAGCGAAACTTCCACATACGGAAGGGTTTACCGTCAAGGCCACAACGCACTTGGCAATAAAATATCGGACCCGGATTATCAATAAAAGTAGCAAGGGATACAGGAATTGCTACTAGGGCTGTAATCGCTAGTCCGATAATGGCACCGAAAATATCGATTAATCGTTTTGTTGTGCTGCTGATAGAAGGGTGTAAAGGCTGTGGCGATAAATTAACAGAATCAATGTGACTCAATAAAGTTAGATTATCCACAGTACAGCCTTTTTCATCAGTAGTAAAAGTAGACATGGACATAATTGGCCTTCGGTTTTCGCTGAATTTTACCGTTTCTACTGTATTTTCAGTTTCTACTGAGATGTGTACTGAGTGCTAATATAGACAATTTTTTTACGTTTCTACGTTAACTTTATACAATCTTTGAATTTAGGTTGAGATTATAAAGTTTCAGTATATTTTCGGAAAATTTGTCAATACGTGATATGTAAAGACTTCGTAGCCAAGACTTTAGCTCTGACTACGAACAGTTTTTAAGAGTTA
The genomic region above belongs to Calothrix sp. NIES-2098 and contains:
- a CDS encoding sugar transferase, with amino-acid sequence MSMSTFTTDEKGCTVDNLTLLSHIDSVNLSPQPLHPSISSTTKRLIDIFGAIIGLAITALVAIPVSLATFIDNPGPIFYCQVRCGLDGKPFRMWKFRSMIVNADKLKHLVQNQAQGHIFKSVDDPRITRVGKFLRRTSLDELPQFWNVLLGDMSLVGTRPPTPDEVINYEPHHWERLRVKPGMTGEWQANGRSSINDFETIVSMDIDYQRKWSVGYDLSLILKTIHVVLLKSGAY